Part of the Methanococcus maripaludis genome is shown below.
CAGACTTTTTTAATTCCTTTAATTTTTCCAATTTTATTGAATATTATTTCCGAAAGTTCTTTTCCATCTTTTGCCCAAATTTCTGTCATGATCATGTGATCCCCTGTTGAAGTAAAGACCTTTTTTACCTCTTCAAATTTACAGAGTTCCTGTGCAACTGCTAAAAAGTCTTCAGGGTTTGTATCAAATCCAGTCTGTGCAACAACATTATAACCCATTTTTGGCGTATCAACCATTACAGAATACCCTTTTATTACCCCTTCTTCCTCCATTTTTTTAACTCTTTTTCGAACGGAACTTTCACTCGTCTTCAATTCCTTTGCAATTTCGGTAAATGGTTTTCTTCCATCCAATATCAAAAAATCAAGTATTTTCATGTCTTTTTCATCCATTATTTTCACCAGTTTATTTTCCATAAAAACAATATCATCCTTATTTCATGTTTTTTTATATTGATATTAATCTATATATATACGTTATACATTATTATTAGGATAGATATCTGATAAAATTGGACTTTTTTCGGAAACTTTTTTACCGACATGTTTTTAAATACGAGTATGTTTTTATTAAATGATAATTTGGAGAAATCGGTGAAAAAATGGACTTTGTAGCAAAAAATCTTACAAAATTAAGGGAAACGAACCCACTCGTTCAAAACATTACAAATTACGTTGTAATGAACTCTACTGCAAATTCGCTTTTAGCACTTGGTGCTTCTCCAGTAATGGCTCACGCAATGGATGAATTAGAAGAAATGGTATCAATTGCAAGTTCTTTAGTAGTAAACATTGGAACTCTTGATGAATACTGGATCCCGTCAATGGAAAAAGCTGCAAAAATTGCAACTGACCTTAAAAAACCAATAATACTCGACCCGGTAGGTGCGGGAGCTACCAAATTAAGAACAAAAACAGCCTTAAAAATATTAGATTTTGCAGATATTTCAGTATTACGGGGGAATTTTGGTGAAATTGCTGCAGTTTTGGGAGAACATGGAAAAACAAGAGGCGTAGACAGCGTTGCATACGACAGCAATGAAGCTATCGAACTTTCTAAAAATGCTGCAAAAGAATTCAATACCGTTTCAGCAGTAACTGGCCCAATTGATTATGTAAGCAATGGAAAAGAACTTTATGCGATTTCAAACGGACATCCGATGCTTTCAAAAGTTACCGGAACTGGCTGTGCAAGTACATCAATTATTGGTGCATTTTCCGCAGTTGATGAACCATTGAAAGCTGCAGTTAGCGGACTTACGGTTTACGGAATTTCTGCTGAAATGGCATTTGCTGAAGCGCCATATCCTGGAACGTTCCAAGCAAAAGTATACGACTGGTTATACAGAATCGATGAAAAATTAGTTTTAGAAAAAGCTAAGGTGAATAAATTTGAAATTTAAGGATAAATTAAAATTTTACGTGATAACTGATAATAATTATTCAAATGAAGTTGTTTCTGTTGAAGAGGCCCTAAAAGGAGGTGCTTCGTCCATTCAACTTCGAATGAAAAATTCAACGACTCGTGAAATGATTGAAGTTGGAAATGAACTTAGAAAATTAACATTAGAATACGATGCATTATTTTTTG
Proteins encoded:
- a CDS encoding AsnC family transcriptional regulator, which gives rise to MDEKDMKILDFLILDGRKPFTEIAKELKTSESSVRKRVKKMEEEGVIKGYSVMVDTPKMGYNVVAQTGFDTNPEDFLAVAQELCKFEEVKKVFTSTGDHMIMTEIWAKDGKELSEIIFNKIGKIKGIKKVCPAIILEQLK
- the thiM gene encoding hydroxyethylthiazole kinase, translating into MDFVAKNLTKLRETNPLVQNITNYVVMNSTANSLLALGASPVMAHAMDELEEMVSIASSLVVNIGTLDEYWIPSMEKAAKIATDLKKPIILDPVGAGATKLRTKTALKILDFADISVLRGNFGEIAAVLGEHGKTRGVDSVAYDSNEAIELSKNAAKEFNTVSAVTGPIDYVSNGKELYAISNGHPMLSKVTGTGCASTSIIGAFSAVDEPLKAAVSGLTVYGISAEMAFAEAPYPGTFQAKVYDWLYRIDEKLVLEKAKVNKFEI